The genomic window CCAGCGCGGTGTGCCAGCCGCCCGGCGAGTCGCCGTGCACGAACACGCGGCCGGCGTCCGCCAGCGCGAAGGCGCCCAGGTCGCCGTGCACCAGCAGCGTGGCGCGCGTGAGGAAGGTGCGCAGCTCGGCGCCGCCCCACGCCGCCGCGTCGCCCGCGTAGCGCTGCCCGTGGAACCCGCGCAGCGTCCCGCTCCCGCCGATGTAGGCGGCGTCCTGGAAGGGGAAGTCGCCCCAAACCTTCTGCCCGCCCGCCCGCAGTGCCAGCGTGGGCCCGGCCATGCCGGGAATGGAGAGGTACGCCGCGGCCTGCGCGTGCGCGTCGCCGTACGGCCCCACGTCGCCGCCGGTCGCCAGCGGGTTGCCGGTGCCGCCCACCTGCGCGCGCAGGCCGCGGCGCGGGTTGGAGACGCTGTCGGGCACGTTGTCGAACAGCAGGTCGCCGTGGGCGCCCGCGGTGGTGAACGCGTCCACGCCCCGCGGCCGCAGGATGCCCGCCGCCGAGGTGGACAGCTCGCGCGCGTCGTTGCGCCGCACGTTGGGTCCGAAGGCGAAGAAGGTTCCGGGCGCCACCGGCAGCGACAGCGTGGGAAAGAGCAGCAGCTCGCGGTTGAACACGCGGTAGCGCCACTCCCCTCCGCCGGGCGACTCGTTGCCGTAGCCGTGGAAGCGCGTGAGCTCCAGGTCTGTGGCGCGCGCCAGCAGCGTGGCGCTGCGCTGCGAGTTGGGCCAGTGCCGGTCTGCCGTGAGCTCCACGCCGAACCGCCCGTACTTGGGCGCGTACACGCCCTTGAGCGACGTGCGCAGCTTGCTGGGCTCGGTGCGGAAGCCGTAGCGGGTGATGGACGGCCCGGCGCCCACCACCAGCCCCACGCCCGAGCGGTACTGGACGAGCGGCGCCAGGAACGACGTCTTGCTGCCCCAGTCGCGCGGCTGCGCCTGTAGCTTGCCGCGCTCCACGACACGCTCCTCGTACGGCCGCTCGTCCACCGCGGTGTGGGCGCCGCGCACGAACAGGTTGTGGCCCTGGTCGTCGTCGAAAGCCGTCGTGCCGGTGGAACGGTCCTCCAGGCGGTCGTCTCCGCCGCCGCCCACCGCGATCACGCCGATGCCGCCGCCGCCGCGCACCGTGAGCCGGTCGTCGCCGCCGTGCAGGAAGATGCGCACCTCGTCGGTCTCGCCCGGCAGGAAGCGGCGCTGGTAGTACGGGCGCGCCTCGGCCTCGCCGTCGTGGCTGGCGTAGAGGCGCACGTCGGCGCTGCCGTCGCCGTTGCGCACCACGTCGGCCACATCGCGGTCGTCGGTCGCGTGGATCTCCGGGTCCAGCGCGGCGATGCGGTAGAAGCGCTCGGCCGCCTCGGGAAGCTCGTCGCGGCGGGCGCGCAGGCGCGACTCCAGCTCGGCGCCGCTGCGCGCGTACCACTCCGGCGGCATGGACCGCACGGCCCGCGCGATCACCGCGTCGGAGAGCCGCGCCTGCATCACCGTGACGACGGAGTCCCACACGGGCCGGGGCAGGTCGCTCAGGATGCGCCTGTCCAGCCGCTGCGGGTTCTCCAGCAGCCCGATCAGGCTCTTGGGATACGTGCGCTCGAAGGTGACCAGCTTGGGCTCCTTGCTGCGCGCCACGGGCAGCAGCGCCCCGTCGTAGCGCACGAACGCGTAGTCGCGGTCACGCCCTATGGCGCGCCACACGTGCTCGCCGCCGCGGTCGAAGCGGGCCCACTTGTACTGGTCCTCGTGCCGGTCCCAGTCCGCGATCCACAGGTCGAAGAGGCGCCCCGTGAGGTAGTCGCGGCTGTCCACGCGGTGCCGCGCGTCCTGCTCCACGTCCTTCCACATGTCCTCGGTGTCCGCCACGTCGTCCGCCCCGGCGAAGGCGGGGCCGTGCTTGCCGTTCCCCGGCCGCTCCTCCACCACGCCCAGCATGCCCGCGAAGTCGTGGCGGAACTCGCCCAGGGCGGGGTCGTCGGGCATGGCGTAGAGGCGCGGCTGCGCGCCCAGCAGGCCCAGCGCGAGCTGGAGCTGGATGGCGATGGGGTTGGCGTCCGGGTGCAGCGAGCTGACCTGGTCCTGGATGAGCCAGTCGACCGCGGTGTTCTGGATGTCCTTGGGCAGCGCGGGCGTGACCTCCTTGTCGACCGAGCGGAAGCTGTACTCGCGCCCGTCGCCGCCGCGGAAGCGCAGCGACTTGGTCTGGTTGCCTCCGCCGCGCTCGGTGGGCGTGAGGCCGCCGCCGAAGCGGCGGAGGTCCAGCACGGGCACGCGCGTGGGCGTCTGCCAGAGGTCGCGGTAGTCCTCGCCCAGCAGCGCGCGGCGGACGGAGCCCGCCTCGTAGCGCTTGCTGGCGACCACCGTGGCCGAGTCCTGCGCGGCCGCCGGGCGCGCGCCCGCGAGCCCCGCCCCCGCCGCGAGCGCGATCGCCGCCGCGCGCCCCATCCGTGTAGCCATTCCCATTGCGAGCCCCTGCATCGTGTCCAGTGTGCGCGCCCGGTCTATGGGGCGCGTCGAGTCCATTCGATCGTCCGGCAGGCGCCCCCTCCCGCTCGCTTAGGCTCGCACCCTCCCCCGCAAGCGGGAGAGGGTTGGGGCTCGTGCGCGCTTCGGGCGGGTCGATGCGGGCGGAGGCTTCCGGTTGGTCGGAGGCGGCGGACTTTACGCCGTCGTTGCCGCGGTTTTCGACCGCCAAGCACGGCCCGCCTTCCATCGTCCGAACCGCACCGCATCTACCGGCATCCCGCCCACTTACCTGCGCTTCTTCTTGCCCTTGCGGCGTGTGCGGAAGGGCACGTACTCGGCGGCGGAGACCTGCTCGGCCCACCGCTCGTCCAGCGCGCCCAGCAGGTCCGGCGCGGAGGCGTCTTCCTTGAGCCGCACCAGGTAGTACAGCGTCGAGAGCCCGTCCTCGCGCGGCACGATGTCGGCCAGCGTCCAGTCGCGCGCCATGTCGCCCAGCGCCTCGGTGACGGTCATGCGCGCCAGCTCGGAGTTGGGCGTGTGCACCAGCAGGATCCCGTCGGTGCGGATGCCGTGGTCGTCGTCCAGCATCCGCCGCCGTATGTCGCGCTGCTGCTGCGGCTCGCGCGCCAGCACCAGCGCCGAGTCGCCCACGGAGAGGATGCCGGTGCGCCCGTACTGCCCGCCGTAGATGGAGCCGATGTTGTACCGCCACATCAGCAGCACCACGAAGTTGAAGAACACCGACATCACCAGCGCCACGTCCAGCGCCTGCACGCCGCTCGACAAGCCGATTCCAAGGCTCAGGAAGATGTACACCGCGTCGCGCGGGTCCTTGAGCGTGTTGCGGAACCGCACGGCCGCCACGATGCCCGCCAGGCTGAACGCCAGCGCGATGCTGTTCTTCACCACCAGCACGATCCCGCACACCACGATGGGCAGGATGATGACCGACCGCACCAACGCGGGGTCGTACCGGAAGCGCTTGGTGAACATGTAGACGCGCACCACCGGCACCACCAGCGCCAGCGCGGCGGCGATGGTCAGAAAGGTGACCAGGCCGCGGCTGAGCAGGTGCCCCACGTCCAAGGTGCCCCCCGGGGCGCCATCGAACTCCGCCTTCAGGAAGGCGCTCTTGGACGTGGGCAGCGAGGTTGGCGGCAGCAGCGCGTCGCGCACCGCGGGCACGAAGTACACGAGCAGCGAGGCTACTGCCAGCAGCACCACGTAGTACAGGACGAGCCGCAGGAACGGCGCGCGGCGCGTGTTCTTGAACCGGTCGAGCAGCGAAGCGCGCGGCTCCGGCTCGGCGGCGCGCACCGGCGGCCCGTCGCCCTGCATGGGCCGGGACAGCAGCGTCTCGGAAGGTTGCTCGTGCGGCAAATGGGGTCGGTCGGCCATGTCGTCTTCGGGTGTGGGCGGCCTTGGCGGGCGCGCAGGCGTGGGTCGTAAGCAGGAAACACGCCGCGGACCGGATCCGTGCGCTTCGGCACCATGCGCTTACGAGGCGGCGGATGGGTGGGGGATTGGTGGCGGTGGGCGGGGCCCGGGCGGCCCCCTCCCCCGGCCCCTCCCCCAAAACTGCCTGGGGGAGGGGAGCCTGGTCCACGGCGGGGGCGGGGTTTGCGACGGATTGGTGCGGTCGCGAATGGCTCTAACCCGCACCTCATATGCGGTTATATCATCCTCCGCGTTCCGGGGAGATATCGGGGAAGAGCCCGTCCGCAGCACCATCTCGTCGGGCATCGCGCCGACGACACTCCACCGGACCCGAAAACACGAGAGGCCCGGACGGTGGGTCCGGGCCTCTCGGTTCGCGCGGGCAGGCGTTGGGCGGGCGGCTATTCCTTGGCCTTCGCCTGGGCCTTCTCGGCCTTGCGGCGGGCGCGGCCTTCCTCGCGGGCGTCGGACAGCTCCTTGAGGAAGATGGCCGAGGCGGTGGAGAAGGCGCCCTGCTGGCGCAGCTTGGTGAGCAGCACGCCGGTGAACTCCTGCACGGCCCGCCGCAGGCTGCTGTCGGAGGCGTAGCCGCAGGTGTAGGCCACGCTCAGCACCGTCTGGCTGGGGTCGTCCAGCAGCTCGCAGGCGAGCAGCACGCGCATCCACGCCAGGATGCGGCGGGGCGGCGGCAGGTCGGCCTGCTCGGCCCAGCGCAGCAGCGTCCGCTCGGAGAGGCGCAGCGAGGCGGCCAGGTCGCGTCCGTGCCCGCCCTCGGCCACCACCTCGGCGGCGGCCATGAGCAGCGTGCGGGCGCGGCCGGAGAGAGTCGCCGGAAGCGAGCGCTCCAGCAGGCTCTGCAGCGGCCGGCCTTGCGCCGACCGCAGCCGCCGGGCGATGGCCTCGAGCGTGTCTTCCTCGTCGAGGGCGATGACCTCCTTCACGCCCCACTCGCCCAGCGTGCGCAGATCGCGTATGCGGCCGCGCTTCACCTCCAGGGCGGCGATCACCGTCGCGCTGGGGAACTCCCAGAGCAGCGAGCGCAGCTCGGGGGCCAGCTCGGCCTCGCTGCCGTAGGCGCGTGTGTAGGGGTCGACCACGATGAGCGCCGCGGGCGGCGCCTCGCGGACCGCTTCCCGAAGGCTCTCCCAGTCCGTGACGAACTGGCACTGGAAGCGCTGGCTCCCAATGCGGCGGAGGCGCTCCCGGAAGAGCGCATCCGAATGGAGGACGAGGAGGGGACGGGCTACGGTTTGCATGACATGTCGGAAACTATGTGATCGACTCTCCGGCGCGTGTTCGCGCACTCGCCGAAATCGTCTCAGTTTACCTGTGTCCCGGCCTACTGTCCAGTTCCTTCGATCTTTCTCCCTCCAAAGGAGCCGAGATGAGAACAGCTCGTACCCTGCTCGCCGCCCTCGCACTGCTCGCCGCCGCCGCTTGCGGCACGGCCGACCCGACGGGGCCCGGTGCCCCTTCGGGGACGGCCGCGGCCCACGACAACCAGGGGGCGCTGGGCTCGGGGGCGCGCACGCAGGAGCCGGTACCGCCCTTGCCGGCGGCCTGAGGCAGAGGGCTCAGCCCACCGCCGCCAGCGAACGCACCAGCTCGGCGGCAAGGACGTCGCCGGGGTCCTCCGCCGTGCCGGGCGGCGTGACCTCGGCGGCGCGCGCGCTGCTGCCTGCGCGGGCGGCCTGCGCGATCGCCTCGGCCGAGGCGAGGATCTTGGCCTCGCCGCGGCGGGCTGCGGCGCGGGCGGCGGTCTCGGCGGCCATGGCGGCCAGCGGCGCGTCGCCCAGGCTGGCGGCGCCGCGGGCCAGGTTCAGCCACACCTGCGCGGCGCCCCGCTCCGCGTCGGGCTGCTCGACCAGCGAGGCGGCCTCGGCGGCGGCGTCCTCGAAGGAGCGGCGGTCGCCGGTGCCGGCGGCGGCGCGGGCCACGTTGGCCAGCACCACGGCCCGCTCGGCGCGCCCGGGAATGTGCGGCAGCGCGGCGCGGAACACGGGAAGCGCCCGCGCGAACTCGCCCGCGGCGGTCCAGAAGCATGCCACGTCGTGCGCCAGGGCGGGCACGCGGGGGTGCCCGTCGCCGTAGGCGCGCAGGGCGGCGCCGGCGTACTCGGTGGCGGCGTGGCCGTCGCCCAGCTCCATGGCGGTGACGAACAGGTCGTGCAGCGCCATGGCCTGCACCTGCCGCAGGCGGTGCCGCTGGGCGGCGCGGAGCGCCCGGGTATGCATGCGCCGCGCCGCGGGCAGGTTGCCGCGCTGCACGGCCAGGTTGCCCAGCGCGGCGAAGGCCATGGCGTAGCTGCTCCAGTCGCCGCTCTGCCGCGCCAGCACCACGGCCTTGTGCAGCCACCCCTCGGCGCGCACGGGCTCGCCGTGCTGGCGGGCCAGGCGGCCCACGGCGTAGGCCAGGGCCGCGTCCCCCGGCTCGGCGAGGGCGGCGGCCTGCATGTACGCGAGGGCGGTGGCGGGCGCGCCCCGCTCCTCGGCCCAGCGCGCGACGGCGGCGCACGCCCACGCCACGCGAGCCCGCGGAAACTCGGCCGGCGAGGCGAGCAGCTCGGCGATGGCGTGCAGGGCGGGCCTCAAGCGCTCGTCCAGCCCGGCGCGCGAGAGAGCCTCGGCGCGGCGGGCGGCGGCGGCGCGGGCGAACACGGCGGCGCGCTCGGCCTCGGGCGCGGCGGCCCACAGCAGCACGTTCCGGAGTGACTGGAAGAGCACGAGCCCCGGATCGCCCTCGACCTCGGCCAGCAGCGCCGCGCCCTCCAGCGTCTCGGCGCCGCGGGTGATGGGGGGGAGCACGCGGAACGGACGCCGGCGGGACGCGGGGGCGGGGAGGGATGGGCGCATCGCACGCTCCTGGATGGTTTGCGGGCGCGGGGGAAGGCCCCATGGAACGGGGCGCCGGGGCGGGTGCCTGTATGATACATCGCACGGGCTGTTCGTGCCACTAGGTGCATTTCAGCGCACGTGAGACGTCCGCCGTACCGAAACGCCACAATGCGCGGAAGCAGGAACACCCCATCCGTTCCGCCACCCGCGAGGCCCGGTTCGCGCACCGCGCGCACGGGCAACGAAATCCAGCCGCCGCCTGGCATCTCCCGCCGCGAAAATCCAAGCAAACATACGGATCCGTTCACCTCCATTTTCCGACAGGCCTTGTTTGGGAGAGTCGGTTTGTGTATCCTTTTGTCCGGCTGCGGAACGGCCCGCTCGCGCCACGGCGCTCCTCTTCCCGTCACCACGGGCACGGACGCGGGGCCGCGCCGGCCGCGGCCCGCCGTCTCCCCGAAACGGGGTGGCGCCCCGCGGGAGAGCCCCCGCCATACCCGCTGGCTCTCCCCTCCATGCGCCGCCGCCAGGCCCCCCAGCCCGGCCGCGGCGACCCAAGAAACCGATTCCAGGGCACCGGGATGAGCACGCAGATGACCCTCGACTCCGTGCACGGCATCGACGTCTTCCGCCCCTCGGCTGCGGCCGGGGTGGCGGCACCTGCGCCACGCGTGCTGGAGCCCGCGGACTGGGTGAAGGACGTGAAGCCGTCCACCATCTCCGAGATGCTCAAGGTGATGGCGCGGCCCAACCTGATCTCGTTCGCGCTGGGCCTGCCCGCGCCCGAGCTGTTCCCGGTGGAGGAGTTCACCGCGTCGGCCGCGCGGGTGCTGGCCGGCGACCGCGGCGCGCTGCAGTACCGGCCGCCGTCCGCACGCCTCAAGAAGCAGGTGGTGGAGCTGATGGCGCAGCGCGGCGTGCGCTGCACCGAGGAGCAGGTGTTCCTCACCACGGCGGCCCAGCAGGGGCTGGCCCTCCTCGCCCGGCTCTTCCTGAACCACGGCGCGCAGGTCATCACCGAGCAGCTCATCTACACCGGCTTCCAGCAGGTCATCGAGCCCTTCCAGCCGCGCATCCTGGCGGTGCCCACGGACTTCGACACGGGCATCGACGTGGACGCGGTGGAGCGGCTGCTCGAGGGCGGCGCCCGGCCGGGCTTCATCTACGTGATCTCCGACGGGCACAACCCGGTGGGCGTGTCGGTCTCGCCCGAGAAGCGCGCGCGGCTGGTGCAGCTGGCGCGGCGCTTCGGCGTGCCCATCGTGGAGGACGACGCGTACGGTCTGCTCAACTTCGGGCAGGCGGTGCCGCCCATGCGCGCCATGGACGACGAGTGGGTCTTCTACGTGGGCTCGCTCAGCAAGGTGATGGCGCCGGGCTTCCGCATCGGGTGGATCGTGGCGCCCGAGCGGTTCGTGCCGGTGCTGGGCTGCGCCAAGGACGCGAGCGACATCGACACCAGCACCTTCACGCAGGCGCTGGTGTCGGAGTACATCGAGTCCGGCCACTTCAGCGGCCACCTGCCGCGGGTGCGCGACGCGTACCGCGAGCGGCGCGACGTGATGCTGGCGGCGCTCGCCCGCCACTTCCCCACCGGGGCGCGCTGGACGGTGCCCACCAACGGCGCGCTGATCTGGCTGGACCTGCCGCGCCACGTGGACACGGGCAAGCTGCTCAAGGTGGCGGTGGAGACCGAGGGCGTGGCCTTCGTGCCGGGCAACGCCTTCGCCTGCGACGGCAGCCGGGCGGGAAGCAACGGGATGCGCCTCAACTTCTCGCACCCCTCGCCCAAGGACATCGAGGAGGGGATCGGCCGGCTCGCCCGCGCGGTGAGGTCCACCTTCGGCTGAGACCCTACACGCCGAGACGCGGGGGCGGCCCACGCCGTCCCCCTGCGGGGTGAGCGCCCGGCCGGCTCGCCCCGTTCCCGTCTCCCGCACCCACGCCCGCGCCGCGCCGGAAACGCCGTTCCCCAGGTGCGCCCATGGTCGATTCGGTCAGGCCCGCCCCCGCTCCCGAAAGCGCCGCACTCCCCGCCCGCCCCGCGCCCGCGCTGGTGCACCGCCTGTTCGAGGCGCAGGCGGCCCGCACGCCGGACGCCCCCGCGCTGCTGCACGCGGCCGGAGAGGTGAGCTACGGCGAGCTGGACGCGCGGGCGAACCGGCTCGCGCGGCACCTGCGCGGGCTGGGCGTGGGCGCGGAGGTGCCGGTGGGCGTGTTCTGCCCGCGGACGGCGGAGATGGTGATCGCCCTGCTCGGCACGCTCAAGGCCGGCGGGGCGTACGTGCCCCTGGACCCGGCGTACCCGGCCGAGCGCGTGGCCTTCATGCTGGCCGAGACGGGCGTCCGCGCCGTCGTCACCGTCTCCGCCCTCGCCGGCCGCCTCCCCTCCACCCCCGCGCACCTCGTCGTCCTAGACCGGGATGCGGACGCGATCGCGTCGGAGGATGCGGGCGCCGTGGACGCCGCGGTGCACCCGGAGAGCCTGGCGTACGTGATCTACACGTCGGGCTCCACCGGCTGGCCCAAGGGCGTGCAGATCGAGCACCGCTCGGCGGTCGCCCGGCTGAGGTGGATGCGCGACTTCTTCACCGAGGCGGAGCGGGCCGCCGTGCTCTGCGCCACGTCGGTGTGCTTCGACGTGTCGGTGGCCGAGGTGTTCGGCACGCTGTGCTGGGGCGGCAAGCTGGTGCTGGCGGAGAACGCGCTGTCGCTCGCCAGCCTGCCCGCGGGGCACGAGGTGCGGACGGCGTGCATGGTGCCCGCGGCGGCGGCGGAGCTGCTTCGGCTGGGGGCGATCCCATCCACCGTCCGTACCCTCGCGCTGGGCGGCGAGCCGGTGCCGCCGGACCTCGCCCGCGGCCTGTACGCGCTGGGCACGGTGGAGCGCGTGCTGAACCTGTACGGGCCGACCGAGGACACGACGTACTCGACCTGCAAGCCGCTCGGGCGCGAGGACGGCGGACGCGTGACCGTGGGCCGGCCGCTGCCGGGAACGCACGCGCACGTGCTGGACCCCGCCGGGATCCCGGTCGCCGCAGGGGCGGAGGGAGAGGTCTGGCTGGACGGTGCCGGGCTCGCTCGCGGCTACCTGCGGCGTCCCGCCCCCACGGCGGAGCGTTTCGTCCCAAACCCGTTCGGCGCGGCGGGGTCGCGCATGTACCGTACGGGCGACGTGGGGCGCTTACGCGAAGACGGCGAGCTGGAGTGCCTGGGGCGGCTGGACCAGCAGGTGAAGGTGCGCGGCTTCCGCGTGGAGCCGGGGGAGGTGGAGGCGGTGCTCCGCGAGCACCCGGCGGTGGACGCGGCGGCCGTGGTGGTACGCGACGACGCGCCGGGCGGGCGGGCGCTGGTGGCCTACGTCGCCGCGCGCGACGGCGCGGCGAGCGCGACGGAGCTTCGCGCGCGCGTGGCGGCGCGCCTGCCGGAGCACATGGTGCCCGCGCACGTGGAGGTGCTGCCCGCGCTCCCACTCACGCCCAACGGCAAGGTGGACCGCCGCGCGCTCCCCGCCCCCCGCCGCGCCTCGGCGGACGCGTCTGCATCGGCCGAAAGCACGTTGCCGGCCGAGATGACGGAGACGCAGCGGCGGCTGGCGGCGATCTGGGCCGAGGTGCTGGGAGTGGACGGGGTGACGGTGGATGCGGACCTGTTCGCGCTGGGCGGCCACTCGCTCCAGGCGACGCAGATCGTGGCGCGCGTGCGGCGGGAGATGGGCGTGGAGCTGCCGCTGCCCGCCATCTTCGCGACTCCGACGGTGGAAGGCATCGCCCGCGTGGTGGAGGCG from Longimicrobiaceae bacterium includes these protein-coding regions:
- a CDS encoding BamA/TamA family outer membrane protein, with amino-acid sequence MATRMGRAAAIALAAGAGLAGARPAAAQDSATVVASKRYEAGSVRRALLGEDYRDLWQTPTRVPVLDLRRFGGGLTPTERGGGNQTKSLRFRGGDGREYSFRSVDKEVTPALPKDIQNTAVDWLIQDQVSSLHPDANPIAIQLQLALGLLGAQPRLYAMPDDPALGEFRHDFAGMLGVVEERPGNGKHGPAFAGADDVADTEDMWKDVEQDARHRVDSRDYLTGRLFDLWIADWDRHEDQYKWARFDRGGEHVWRAIGRDRDYAFVRYDGALLPVARSKEPKLVTFERTYPKSLIGLLENPQRLDRRILSDLPRPVWDSVVTVMQARLSDAVIARAVRSMPPEWYARSGAELESRLRARRDELPEAAERFYRIAALDPEIHATDDRDVADVVRNGDGSADVRLYASHDGEAEARPYYQRRFLPGETDEVRIFLHGGDDRLTVRGGGGIGVIAVGGGGDDRLEDRSTGTTAFDDDQGHNLFVRGAHTAVDERPYEERVVERGKLQAQPRDWGSKTSFLAPLVQYRSGVGLVVGAGPSITRYGFRTEPSKLRTSLKGVYAPKYGRFGVELTADRHWPNSQRSATLLARATDLELTRFHGYGNESPGGGEWRYRVFNRELLLFPTLSLPVAPGTFFAFGPNVRRNDARELSTSAAGILRPRGVDAFTTAGAHGDLLFDNVPDSVSNPRRGLRAQVGGTGNPLATGGDVGPYGDAHAQAAAYLSIPGMAGPTLALRAGGQKVWGDFPFQDAAYIGGSGTLRGFHGQRYAGDAAAWGGAELRTFLTRATLLVHGDLGAFALADAGRVFVHGDSPGGWHTALGGGLSFTFLDGRNTVSAAYARGDKGSLYFKFGMPY
- a CDS encoding helix-turn-helix domain-containing protein — its product is MQTVARPLLVLHSDALFRERLRRIGSQRFQCQFVTDWESLREAVREAPPAALIVVDPYTRAYGSEAELAPELRSLLWEFPSATVIAALEVKRGRIRDLRTLGEWGVKEVIALDEEDTLEAIARRLRSAQGRPLQSLLERSLPATLSGRARTLLMAAAEVVAEGGHGRDLAASLRLSERTLLRWAEQADLPPPRRILAWMRVLLACELLDDPSQTVLSVAYTCGYASDSSLRRAVQEFTGVLLTKLRQQGAFSTASAIFLKELSDAREEGRARRKAEKAQAKAKE
- a CDS encoding DUF4956 domain-containing protein codes for the protein MADRPHLPHEQPSETLLSRPMQGDGPPVRAAEPEPRASLLDRFKNTRRAPFLRLVLYYVVLLAVASLLVYFVPAVRDALLPPTSLPTSKSAFLKAEFDGAPGGTLDVGHLLSRGLVTFLTIAAALALVVPVVRVYMFTKRFRYDPALVRSVIILPIVVCGIVLVVKNSIALAFSLAGIVAAVRFRNTLKDPRDAVYIFLSLGIGLSSGVQALDVALVMSVFFNFVVLLMWRYNIGSIYGGQYGRTGILSVGDSALVLAREPQQQRDIRRRMLDDDHGIRTDGILLVHTPNSELARMTVTEALGDMARDWTLADIVPREDGLSTLYYLVRLKEDASAPDLLGALDERWAEQVSAAEYVPFRTRRKGKKKRR
- a CDS encoding PLP-dependent aminotransferase family protein, coding for MSTQMTLDSVHGIDVFRPSAAAGVAAPAPRVLEPADWVKDVKPSTISEMLKVMARPNLISFALGLPAPELFPVEEFTASAARVLAGDRGALQYRPPSARLKKQVVELMAQRGVRCTEEQVFLTTAAQQGLALLARLFLNHGAQVITEQLIYTGFQQVIEPFQPRILAVPTDFDTGIDVDAVERLLEGGARPGFIYVISDGHNPVGVSVSPEKRARLVQLARRFGVPIVEDDAYGLLNFGQAVPPMRAMDDEWVFYVGSLSKVMAPGFRIGWIVAPERFVPVLGCAKDASDIDTSTFTQALVSEYIESGHFSGHLPRVRDAYRERRDVMLAALARHFPTGARWTVPTNGALIWLDLPRHVDTGKLLKVAVETEGVAFVPGNAFACDGSRAGSNGMRLNFSHPSPKDIEEGIGRLARAVRSTFG